A stretch of Deltaproteobacteria bacterium DNA encodes these proteins:
- the ychF gene encoding redox-regulated ATPase YchF, which yields MGFNCGIVGLPNVGKSTLFNAMTAAGAEASNYPFCTINPNVGMVPMRDERLTVLTKLVSPERVVPTSVEFVDIAGLVKGASKGEGLGNQFLGHIRSVDTIAHVVRCFVDENITHVHGKVDPVGDIETINTELILADLDSVDKRIGKVEKTAKSGDKDAKAMYEACVEVKAALEKGSLARTLPEKTLEAIKELALITAKPVIYVANVAEDDLQAESKYAKAVKEYALKEGAGFVSICGKIESEVAELDGAERDEFLKGLGLTEAGLDKLARKAYELLGLITYFTAGKKEVRAWTVVRGSTAPKAAGVIHTDFERGFIRAEVTAYDDFVKCGSEAACKEKGLLRVEGKEYIVKDGDLMHFRFAV from the coding sequence ATGGGATTCAATTGTGGAATAGTCGGTCTTCCAAATGTCGGCAAGTCGACTTTATTTAATGCCATGACAGCTGCCGGGGCAGAGGCGTCGAACTATCCGTTTTGCACCATTAATCCGAATGTGGGAATGGTGCCGATGAGGGATGAGCGGCTGACGGTGCTTACGAAGCTTGTTTCTCCGGAGCGTGTCGTGCCTACTTCCGTTGAGTTCGTGGACATTGCCGGGCTTGTAAAGGGCGCAAGCAAGGGCGAGGGGCTTGGTAACCAGTTTCTTGGGCACATAAGAAGTGTAGATACGATTGCGCACGTTGTAAGGTGTTTTGTCGACGAGAACATTACGCACGTGCACGGCAAGGTCGACCCTGTTGGCGATATAGAGACAATCAATACCGAGCTGATACTTGCGGACCTGGATTCGGTTGATAAGCGTATCGGCAAGGTTGAGAAGACCGCCAAGAGCGGTGATAAGGACGCAAAGGCCATGTATGAGGCGTGCGTTGAGGTAAAGGCAGCGCTTGAGAAGGGCAGTTTGGCAAGGACGCTTCCGGAGAAAACACTCGAAGCTATCAAGGAGCTTGCGCTTATTACTGCAAAGCCGGTGATATACGTTGCCAACGTTGCCGAGGACGACCTTCAGGCAGAGTCTAAATATGCCAAGGCCGTTAAGGAGTATGCTCTAAAGGAAGGCGCGGGGTTCGTATCGATATGCGGCAAAATTGAGTCCGAGGTCGCTGAGCTTGACGGAGCCGAGCGCGATGAGTTTCTAAAGGGGCTTGGGCTTACAGAGGCAGGGCTTGATAAGCTTGCGAGAAAGGCGTACGAGCTTCTTGGGCTCATAACGTATTTCACGGCAGGCAAGAAGGAAGTAAGGGCATGGACCGTTGTAAGGGGTTCGACAGCACCGAAGGCCGCGGGAGTGATACATACTGACTTCGAGCGCGGGTTTATCAGGGCCGAGGTGACGGCGTACGACGACTTTGTAAAGTGCGGCTCAGAGGCTGCTTGCAAGGAAAAGGGGCTTCTTCGGGTCGAGGGCAAGGAGTATATAGTTAAGGACGGGGACCTGATGCATTTCAGGTTTGCGGTATAG